The nucleotide sequence acggtactcagtaagtgacaagcctaacctcggttgggtagtgatgaggaaggtcagggccctactgaggttaaataaaatataaagatggcaggataagataagagtgcaattgagaacctacagtaagaatctatgcaggataataagagtacaataacggaaacaatgatgaaagcaaaccataaggaaagtaaccggggatctctaagtatcccaaggatctcttagtatcctcgacatgtactagggacctcttggtatcccgaggatctctcggtatcctcaatataagctagggatctcttggtatcccaaggatctcttggtatcctcaatatgtgctagggatttcttggtatcccgaggatctctcggtatcctcaatatatgtgtcgGGGATCTCCTGGgaatctaacccatagtcccaaagtaaatgtgcagggggaatctcccgggaatctaacccgtagtcccaaagtaaatgtgcagggggaatctccctgGAATCTcacccgtagtcccaatttaaaacacagagcagcaacacaagaatattaaattaaacgctaatttcgtaccaagtaaacatttacttctagcctaacatgcttcacgtaatgcaattcaggcaatttaagcaaataggcaattaagtcaactaaacatgcctttctagactagcatcatgctaaattcacaagtagaataaaacaagaaaggaactcaattgaaatacttaaggaaaaatcggattttcaacaattagctcaagtgcgcgctcgtcacctcacgtacagggcatttcaattatcaaatatagcacatcctaaggggaaaggtcccccacacaaggttagacaagccacttacctcgaatgctccaaactcaactcacgcttctagaatagctttacccctcgaattcaccacccaaccgctcgaatctagtcacaaattgattgaatgcattaataattactattggaactaaccccaatgcataaaaatattttttacaaggtttttcccaaaaaggtcaaaaatacccccggacccacgtggtcgaaactcgaggttcggaccaaaacccggttacccattctcccacgaatccaaatatatgttttgttttgaaatcggaccccaaattgaggtccaacttctcaatttatagaaaacttaggttctacccaaaacacccaatttccccatgaaaatctttgatttgaagttgaaatcatgttaaaagatgttaaaaagtgaagaaattaagttagaaatcacttaccaatagttttggagaagaaaagttgtttggaaaatcgcctcttaggttttgggtttttgaaaagtggaaaaaaaatGACTGAAGTCCCGAATATATATActtttgctgggggctggcgcggactccgcagaaatgcaccgcggtcgcgccgagggagggaagaagtgggctttctctgaacccacccagcgcggaccgcactgatttggtgtgcggccgcgctggtcgaccctctgaactctaccacgcggaccgcactgaaaAGCACCGCGGCTTACTCTgaactccaaaccaaacattcatatgatctcgaaaacaccttgtggacttactcgtgcgatcaaatcgccaaaaaataacatcatatacataggatcaagcctcgaaatacatgattttctttcaactttcataaaactcaaattcctcattttaagtccgaaacacgtcatatggcGTCCggttttagccaaactttacagatagtgcttaaaacatatttaagactcgtaccgggcgtcagaaccaaaatacgagcccgataccatagttttctgatcaattttcttcttccttttccttaattaatttcttttttttttcaagatttaacaCAATAAATTGAAATTGCCACGTCAACAAAAATGTCATATACTACTATCATAGTTTGGAATAGCATCTAAAATGGCAAGAAATTTGAAACTGCTGTTTACTTCAATATCCAGAAGTCCAAATAGAACAGATAAAATGCCTAAAAAGCAAAATTTCATGCACTTTAGTTCATCCTCCTGATAAGTTCATTAATGTAGTTCTCGCGGTTGCTGGCATCACCACCTTCAACATAGTGATTCCTCTTCTTCTTGAGTTCACCCAAAGGTGCCTTCAGCTGGAATGGCCACAAGAAGTTGTTGGCCTCCTTAAAGTAGGGTCCTACAGTCATGATCTCATGGAGAAGTTCTTCTACACAGATAATTCCATGCTTGCCCAATGCCTGATCAATGATAGAATTGTCGGTTAAAGCAATTCTCTGCTTGTCAAGTTTCCCGTAACCTCTCTTGTAGATCAATTCCCTTACAATTTTTAGGTTTGGATAACCGTAGGTAACATAAGGTTCAATCCTATGCAGCATGTTCACCGTGGCTTTGTTAACTTTCAAAAAGACCCCGTTAAAGATCTGTCGCAGCCTTAGGTGCTGCAATATTTTTTTGGTCTGTGGGGCCATAGCGTTAATCCCTTGTATCTTAATGATAAACAACAACTTTGCCTTAGGGTCCACATAGAAACCACCCTTCAATCTAGCCTCACGTTTCAAACGAATTAACTCCTTCTCCTGCTCCTCATACTCCTTTGAATACTGTTTTGCCCTGTTGTAGATTAGTTTCCGGTTCTTAGCATTCTTCTTCTTTGCAGCTTCAAGTTCTTGCTTCTTTGCAAGAGCCCATTCCTCActcctcttctgcttcttcaAGACTGACTCTGGGACTGGAGTTTCACCCATCGCTTGGAATTGTGGAGGTGAATGGAACGAGGGGTTGCTGGTCGGGGGCGAGAGGgaccttaattaatttcagaaaataatttcacacaaaaattcatttctcgggtttgagacctcggaatttgattccgggaacactcccaagtcccatatttttctacggatcctccgagaccgtcgaatcacaggtccgggtccgtttacccaaaatattgaccgaagtcaatattatgcatattaatatcaaaattcatcaaattattcacataattcacatatttcaacataaaatcgttccggctacacgcccggactacgcacgcaaatcaaggcaaCTAACaacgaggttttcaaggcctcgggggcacgaaacaaggaagaattacggtgatgaccctttgggtcatcacattctccacctctaaaacaactgttcgtcctcgaacgggcaaaagaaagaagtacctgagtagggaaataaatgaggataacggctccgcatatcagactcggactcctaggtcgatgcctcaggaggctaacctctccactgaacacgcactgAAGGAAAACttttcgacctcaactgtcgaacatgctggtctagaatagccactggctcctcctcatatgacagatccttgtccaattggatagtgctgaaatccaacacgtgcgatggatcgccgtgatacttccggagtatagatacatgaaacacgggatgcacagctgacaagctaggtggcaaggaaagtctataagccacctctcccatacgatcaagaatctcaaatggaccgatgaacctagggatgagcttgcccttcttcccaaatctcatcacgaccttcataggtgatacacggagcaatacccgctcaccaaccatgaaagcaacatctctgaccttccggtctgcataactcttctgtctggactgagctgtacgaagtctatcctgaataatccggactttatccaaggcctcctgaaccaaatcagtacccaataatcaagcctctcccggctcaaaccatccaactggagatctacaccatctcctatataaagccttatacggtgccatctgaatactggactaatagctgttgttgtaagcaaactctgctaaaggcaaaaactggtcccacgagcctccaaaatcaataacacaggctcGAAGCATATCTTCAAGAATCTAAATAGCCCTCTCGAACTGACCGTCCatctagggatgaaatgttgtgctcaactgcacctgggtgcctaactctcgctgaactgctctccagaaatgcgaggtaaactgcggaCCCCGGTCCAAAATGATATATATGGGAACCCCATGAAGGCGGACGATCTCCTtgatgtaaatctcagctaatctctcggatgaataggtggctgcaacgggAATAAAAtccactgacttggtcagcctatcaacaataacccaaaccgcgtcaaacttcttccgagtcaacgaaagtccagtaacgaagtccatagtgattcgctcccacttccactcgggaagctcaatcctatGAAACGacccaccaggtctctaatgctcatacttaacctgctgacaattcaaacaccgtgccacatatgccacaatatctttcttcattctatgccaccaataatgttgccgcaaatcctgatacatcttcgcggcgcccggatgaatagagtaccgggagctatgggcctcctctaaaatcaattcCCGAAGCCCatacacattaggcacacaaactcgaccctgtaaTCTCAGTACACCATCATCTCccaaggttactttcttggcacctccacactGTACCGTGTCTCTCAAGTcacacaaatagggatcatcgaactgccgatcacggatatgctccaataacgaagaacgagcgaccgtgcaagctaatactcgactaggctcagaaatgtccaacctcacaaactgatttgccaaagcctgaacgtccaaagcaagcgatctctcaccgaccgggatataagcaagactgcccatactggctgacttcctactcaaggcatcggccaccacattggcctttcccaggtgatataagatagtgatgtcataatctttcaacaattccaaccacctcctctgcctcaaattcaactccttttgcttgaacaaatactgaagactcttataatccgtgaacacctcacacgtcacaccatataagtaatggcaccaaatctttagggcgtgaacaatggcggctaactcaaggtcgtgaacaaggtagttcttctcatgtatcttcaactgtctggatgcgtaggcaatcaccctaccatcctgcatcaacaccgctccgaggccaaccctcgaggcatcgcaatagactgtataaggccccgaacctgtaggcagtatcaaaattagggctgtggtcaaggctgtcttgagcttctgaaagctcgcctcacactcctccgtccactgaaatggagcacccttctgggtcaacctggtcataggggctgcaattgatgaaaacccctccacaaaacgatggtGGTAGCCAGCCAAACcgaggaaactgcggatctcggtagctgaggatggtctgggccaactctgcacggcctctaccttcttcggatccacctgaataccttcactcgaaatcacgtggcctaagaatgccaatTAATCCAACTAAAaatcacatttcgagaacttagcatataacttcttctctctcagagtctgaagcacagttcccAGGTGTTGcttatgatcttcccgactccgggaatacaccggaatatcatcaataaagacaatgacgaacgagtcaagatatggccggaacacactgtgcatcacatgcataaaggctgctggggcattagtcagcccaaatgacataacaaggaactcgtaatggccataccgagtcctgaaaatGGTCTTCGGGATATATGGTTCTcgtcttcaactgatggtaacctgagcacaaattaatcttagaaaacacccgtgcgccgtaaagctggtcaaacagatcatcgatacgaggcaaaggataacggttcttgactgtaactttgttcaactggcgataatcaatacacatacgtatagaaccatcctttttctttacaaacaagacaggagcaccccaaggcgatacactgggccgaataaaacccttatcaagcaattcttgcaactgatccttcaactccttcaactcaagaggagccatacgatatgggggaatagaaataggctgagtgcccggcaacagatcaatgccaaaatcaatatctctatcaggcggcatgcctggaagatcaactggaaacacattgggaaaatcccgtactacaggaactgaatcaactgaaggagtatcaatactgacgtctctcacataagctaaatacgcggcACACCCCTTTCCTACTATACgctaagctttaagaaaagagataactctactgggagtgtgatctaaagtaccactCCATTCAACACGCGgaatacctggcatagccagcgtcacggtcttggcgtgacaatcaagaatagcataatggggcgacaaccagtccatgcccagaataatatcaaaatcaaccatgttgagtaacaatagatctgctctggtctcaaaaccatgaATAGTGaccaaacacgatcgataaatgcggtccacaacaatagaatctcccataggagtagatacataaacaggagaactcaacaAATCTCGGGctacacccaaatgcagagcgaaataagaagacacataagaataagtggagcctggatcgaatagaatcaatgcatctctgtgacaaaccagtataatacttgtgatgacggaatcagaggcaacagcctcggtacgagcaggaatagcataatatctggcctggcctccccctctagggagacctatacctccccgacctccacctctagctggctgagtaggtggggtagcaactgcagctgtaaccatagcctgagaaccctgtggggcacgctgtggctgagaagcgtatggaggtgcacccctcccaagtctagggtaATCCCTCACCACGTGGCGTGTGTCATTACACtcgaaacaagctctgggaggacgtggtggatGTGACTGGCTAGGTCTAGGTCTGCTAGACTGGcgtctgaaagcaccccgcgtaggaggcgcgctagaaaccgtAGGTGCATAATATGGCTCCTGAGATCTGGGAGGAGTTGGAGCATTGCTGgatgctggaagagctgaatgaacgggaagactcatatagcccctaccatgacgacctgcagctggggtatgggcaccagaataatggcccgactcacgagaccttttggcctccctctcctatctctccctagcatgcataccctcaatcctcctagcaatgctcaccacctactgataagaaatgtccatctccaactcacgagccatgctagatctgatgggaGGAATAAGCCCTTCAATGAACCGGCAAACCCTCTCGCGGATAGTAGCAACCAAGGATGGTGAATGCCTAGCCAATCTGGTGTaacggatagcatactctgaaatagtcatagcaccctggcgtaaatgctcaaactctgcacgccatgcatccctgaggctctgagagACATACTCTATCAAAAACATGTCTGAGAACTGGGTCCAAGTCAGTGTAGCAGCCtcgtctggactgtctaactcataggtctGCCACCACTCATACGCGGCTCCCCGAAGTTGGAAagcagtgaaggaaaccccgctcgatctgGTAATACCCATAGTGCGAAGAATACGGTGGcaatcctccagaaatcccaaggcatcattgtgagcacgtgatttttgcttcacgaaaaaaactactccaaaagaaatcgaaaattaaaacaaattttcttggtgtacaatttttagaatttgcgtggtatttttggataattatttgtgtttttatctgtgaatgtttatcctgttttaattaattaaaatacaaaaacaaaaatatgttgcatgcatatttaggatttgattGTGCATTTAGGAACTAATcgaaccataatttggttttaaaagaagaaaatcacaaaaatatgcatttagtcTATTTTATGTCATTTAAAGTGTGCcatcgtgtgattttattttaattaaatgttttaaCTTGTGTGCTAATTGTTGCtaagagttaattaatattttgtagtttaattttggttttacaatttatttttagaatttttgttaattattaattaaaagaagaaaatgaaaagagttgaaaatataaggcaaatcggatttgggccaaaattttaGACCAAAAACCAGGCCCAAACATTCAAAAGACCTGGTCCATTTCAGCAAGTCCCTCAGAAGACTCGAACGACGTCGTTTCTGAGTCTCAAATCTGGGTCGTTGATTTgtttcaatcaaacggtccaaTTCAGCCCCTGCATAAttaaacgacgccgttttaggtGATCAGATCTGAGCCGTTCATCTATCTCAATCCAACGGCCTCAAGGCCTCCTCTATACCCGACCCATTTTCACCCAAGGTCGGCCCAATTTCTTATAGAGACCAAAATGCGTCATGCCATTAAATGAAACGATCCAGGCCGTCGATCGTGCTTGATCGAACGACCAGGATCAAACAACCCCGCTCCTATATAAACTCAACCTCCTACCCTAGCccccctaaccaaacaccccctCTCGTCTTCCTGTTCATCGTCTCAACTTAGAGACTGAACTAAACACCCCTCACCGAAACCCTAGCTGCCATGACACCCCACCGCCTAAAACCCGACGGCAACAACGCAACCGGTCACCAAATCAACATCATAAGACCATTAGACCACCCTTGCTCCAAATATGTTAACCatctggctcgaatcttcctgaaactcctcgaatcttcattcgagcAAAACATGAACCTACCCCAATCCACTCCAAATTCACACCAGGCAACCCCCAGACCTCCCTCATACCATAAATGACTTTGGTTCCGCTCAAATCTGCCTAGAAATGTTCGAACCCTAAATCGAAAACCAGGAACCCtagaaattccaaatcatggaatccgtccaaattaagtgaggatttggggtctaatcgaccttaatcgaagtgttcttagttgagaacactgcgactaaggtctgttcgacctcaaagtgtCCGAGTCCGAGCTCGAGCCTGGGTCCATATAGTTCTGATGTTCtgaggtatttttctttttcccttgttCTGTGTTCATGTTTTTTTTACCTCTGTAtctgtttagtttagttttgtttatttttccatTCTTTATCAATTCATCTTCTCATCTCCagtgacctttttatttggtcgatttttCTGTTTGTTGATTAATTGTACCTGTTATAAACTACACATTCGATTTGATTAATGTCGTAGAATAATCAGTTTCATAAGTCCCCTGTTTTGTCCAAAGCCATGAATCACCCCGTTTGTATGTTTGATTCTGTTTGTTGTTACCAATTGTGTGTATAATCGATTAATAAGttgcgtcgattaattagtttcatGTTAGTCCCTGTTTCTGTCAATACCACTGAAATTACTTGAATGGCCTGATTGTCTATTTCTGAGTAATTGCTGTCAACTGTTGTAGGCAATCGTTTAATGAGTTATCATCGATTAAGTCACGTTTTATCAGTAGTTTCGTAAAATGATTTAAGGTCGAATGTTGTGTGTGCTTGATTTGTGGACAtttagtttcagggcattgtcaataggctgacaatgaacctgcattcatgttacctatattcatgttcattttggttcaattttCAGTTTCAGTGTTAATGGTTCTGCTGAGTTCTGTGTGGTGTTAATATGATTTAAATTTAGTTCATTTGTGTCAATTGGAATTCAACCTTAATCATTCAGTTTGttaggagaattggttatagctgttaatcaaattagttttagttaattGCTAGTTGAGCAGATTTTagaattaaaagttttaataTATTTGAATAGTTGTATTagggggcagtaatattaaggggtttcaggggtgatttgggaataaAATAGTTAGAATAATATGttaatgttagtgttttgttagtgggatgttagtgtctttaaattaatatggtaatggggaacaaaagggaatgggggctgaaaataaggaaaaattttccttagtgggattttaagttgaaaattcAGATTTTTGTGGAAAAGAGGGGTCGGGCAGTAAGTTTGAAAGGAAGACAGACTTGTATAAGAGGGGGATGAGGTCTGTAGAAAAAGAGGggaattttggagagtttaagaGTGAATGAAAGCTGAACTTTGAAGAAAGGAAAAACATTCATAGTTCAAGTTAAAAACCTGCTGGATTTTATCATCAGAATTCAGTAATTTTAAAGTTGAAATAGGCTGACTTTCAAACTAAAATAATTGTTTGGCATTGTTGGTTTTCAAGTAGTATTTCCTGAAGTGTGCTATTGGACAtctgttactgtttcattgctacTTCTGGGTTTTGCTCCATTAGTTCTCGGGACTGCTGGTTGACGGATTTTGTTCCGTTGGTTTTAAGTTGTctgttggttattgttgttgttgtctgcTATTGATCTACTAATCCTCACCTTTTTCTTCTGTTCTATTATCAGGTACACTACTTTGAATCACCTCGATGTTTGATTATTGAAGTTGAAATAAAATGGACAGAAGATTTCTGTATTTAACTATAGAATAATTGTATTGTAGTTAGATATTAGTTATGTGTTTCATATTGTATGAAAGGTAGAGGCATGTAGTATTAAGACTATTTTTGTAAGATCACTAATTAGCAGCTATATAGGGCACAACGTTAGATTACAGACCTAAGaccttgaaatgacgtgaatatTAGTCAATATAGTATGCATGTTTAATTCGAGCAGAATTGttagattgttgaactattggaCGTATTTCTGTAGGAATTACATAGTTATCAGTTTCAGTTTTGCTAAttcatatatttaaaataatgtaGCTTCGGAATCATATCCAACTCGAATTGGTAATTAGTTAATGTGGTTAATCAATTTAATTAGTTGGTAAAATCTAGCTTTGAACTAGTGAATATTGGAATAGAAGTAACTTGAAGTTTGtgaatttattttttgaatcttATTAGTAACAAAGATCCGTAAGTGTTAGGCAAATATAATTGGTTAGTAATTTCGTATAATCCATAGGCTTGATATATTTGAAGTGTGATTCAATGTAGTAATGCTAAGAACACTAATCC is from Nicotiana tabacum cultivar K326 chromosome 18, ASM71507v2, whole genome shotgun sequence and encodes:
- the LOC107814165 gene encoding large ribosomal subunit protein uL30w-like, whose translation is MGETPVPESVLKKQKRSEEWALAKKQELEAAKKKNAKNRKLIYNRAKQYSKEYEEQEKELIRLKREARLKGGFYVDPKAKLLFIIKIQGINAMAPQTKKILQHLRLRQIFNGVFLKVNKATVNMLHRIEPYVTYGYPNLKIVRELIYKRGYGKLDKQRIALTDNSIIDQALGKHGIICVEELLHEIMTVGPYFKEANNFLWPFQLKAPLGELKKKRNHYVEGGDASNRENYINELIRRMN